A region of Pyxidicoccus parkwaysis DNA encodes the following proteins:
- a CDS encoding RNA polymerase sigma factor translates to MKPTLRLLKTRPPPDAQAWEERVQAELRQGDGGAAADLYERLAPVVDRALLRLFGGRDAEHDDLVQSTFEQLVLTLVRGRFAGGCSLETWVTRIATHLGLNVMRSRTTERRHVEREASEEVVSAVAARDGRRDADTWAEVEELRRQLLYLDPVKAETLFLHDVLGHSLSEIAVMMRVSVAAAQSRLVRGRRELEARIEASRKAEVP, encoded by the coding sequence ATGAAACCCACCCTCAGGCTCTTGAAGACCCGGCCTCCACCCGATGCCCAGGCCTGGGAGGAGCGGGTCCAGGCCGAGCTGCGCCAGGGGGATGGCGGCGCCGCGGCCGACCTCTACGAGAGGCTGGCGCCTGTCGTGGACCGCGCCCTGCTCCGCCTCTTCGGCGGCCGGGACGCCGAGCACGATGACCTGGTGCAGTCCACCTTCGAGCAGCTGGTCCTCACCCTGGTGCGGGGGCGCTTCGCGGGCGGCTGCAGCCTGGAGACGTGGGTGACGCGAATCGCCACGCACCTGGGGCTGAACGTGATGCGCTCGAGGACGACGGAGCGCCGCCACGTGGAGCGCGAGGCCAGCGAGGAGGTGGTCTCCGCCGTCGCCGCGCGGGATGGCCGGCGAGACGCGGACACGTGGGCCGAGGTGGAGGAGCTACGCCGGCAGCTCCTCTATCTCGACCCCGTGAAGGCGGAGACCCTCTTCCTCCATGATGTGCTCGGCCATAGCCTCTCGGAGATCGCGGTGATGATGCGGGTGTCGGTGGCGGCGGCCCAGTCGAGGCTGGTGCGAGGACGGCGGGAGCTGGAGGCGCGGATCGAGGCCTCGCGGAAGGCGGAGGTGCCATGA
- a CDS encoding FecR domain-containing protein gives MTPRKKTSGELLRAWSKAPLPEAPATDDLRRARVTAAMRAAVSAAQAAQARQRRWRLAAVAAVLLVLVPLGGLLALRASRAPGPPRLLSVSGNVFVVRAGQARPAETGTRLSLADEVGTLDGAGARLEIPGTSTVDLAPSTRLSLVSQGVRLTAGEVYVYVSPLGSQRSFQVETPHATAVVHGTSFLVSVKPMGDSTRSTVAVREGLVVVHWHGGEVMLGPGQSWTSAEEPTAPASTPPPTEEPAAPAPKPPPIEEPTPTPPPRAPPGGRPASKSPPHGRPPPPPPPPDSEREASAISQLALQNQLYQQGLAARRRGDEAEAVRFFSELLERFPDSALADEARQQRTQALEKQQEPPAP, from the coding sequence ATGACGCCGCGCAAGAAGACGAGCGGAGAGCTGCTGCGGGCATGGTCCAAGGCGCCCCTGCCCGAGGCTCCCGCCACGGACGATTTGCGCCGGGCCCGGGTCACCGCCGCCATGCGCGCGGCCGTGAGCGCCGCCCAGGCCGCGCAGGCGCGTCAGCGCCGCTGGAGGCTCGCCGCCGTCGCCGCCGTCCTGCTGGTGCTCGTCCCGCTGGGAGGCCTGCTCGCGCTGCGGGCCTCTCGCGCACCGGGTCCCCCCCGGCTGCTGTCGGTCTCCGGCAATGTGTTCGTGGTGCGAGCCGGGCAGGCACGCCCCGCCGAGACAGGCACGCGCCTGAGCCTCGCGGACGAGGTGGGCACCCTGGATGGCGCGGGCGCACGTCTCGAAATCCCTGGGACCTCCACGGTGGACCTCGCTCCCTCCACGCGCTTGAGCCTCGTGAGCCAGGGCGTCCGGCTCACCGCGGGAGAGGTCTACGTGTACGTCAGCCCCCTGGGCTCCCAGCGCTCGTTCCAGGTGGAGACGCCTCATGCCACCGCCGTCGTGCACGGCACCTCGTTCCTCGTCAGCGTGAAGCCGATGGGCGACTCGACTCGCAGCACGGTGGCGGTGCGCGAGGGGCTGGTGGTCGTGCACTGGCACGGCGGTGAGGTGATGCTCGGCCCGGGACAGAGCTGGACCTCGGCCGAGGAGCCCACCGCGCCCGCCTCGACGCCGCCTCCCACCGAGGAGCCCGCCGCGCCCGCCCCGAAGCCGCCTCCCATCGAGGAGCCCACCCCCACGCCTCCACCGCGTGCTCCGCCCGGTGGCAGGCCGGCGTCGAAGAGCCCTCCACATGGACGGCCTCCCCCGCCCCCCCCGCCTCCGGACAGCGAGCGCGAGGCCTCGGCCATCAGCCAGCTCGCGCTCCAGAACCAGCTCTACCAGCAGGGCCTGGCGGCGCGGCGGCGCGGCGACGAGGCCGAGGCGGTGCGCTTCTTCAGCGAGCTGCTCGAGCGCTTTCCCGACAGCGCCCTGGCGGACGAGGCCCGGCAGCAGCGGACCCAGGCGCTCGAGAAGCAGCAGGAGCCTCCAGCTCCATGA
- a CDS encoding CPBP family intramembrane glutamic endopeptidase, with the protein MIGIFKNSAGRLRNGWWLLIFYFTLGVLVVPATVYASSSGRSVSLAFQALLVVIATSVCLAFRRERIASVLGTAASWKKHVPLGLASGALIWASAAGTVWLIGAVEWEWGGGNARAVIDGLLDCVAVAVVEELMFRGFPFQRLVDGVGAWAAQVLMGLYFVLTHSAGISAAGNLKVLAMANIFAASLLFGTAYLRTRSLALPISLHFALNFVQGPLLGFGVSGNETQGVWMPVLAKGFEWWTGGAFGLEASIPGTAAIILALATALLWRRRTVAAGPEATRVSSPS; encoded by the coding sequence ATGATCGGCATCTTCAAGAACAGCGCCGGCCGGCTCCGCAATGGCTGGTGGCTCCTCATCTTCTACTTCACTCTCGGTGTCCTGGTCGTACCGGCGACCGTCTACGCCTCCTCATCAGGACGCTCCGTCAGCCTGGCGTTCCAGGCGTTGTTGGTAGTGATTGCCACGTCTGTTTGTCTGGCCTTCAGGCGCGAGCGTATTGCCTCCGTGCTCGGGACCGCGGCCAGTTGGAAGAAGCATGTTCCGCTGGGGCTCGCATCCGGCGCGTTGATCTGGGCATCGGCGGCGGGAACGGTCTGGCTCATCGGAGCCGTCGAGTGGGAGTGGGGCGGGGGCAATGCTCGAGCCGTTATCGACGGCCTTCTCGACTGTGTCGCGGTGGCCGTGGTCGAAGAGTTGATGTTTCGCGGCTTTCCTTTCCAGCGCCTCGTCGACGGCGTGGGGGCATGGGCCGCTCAGGTCCTGATGGGGCTCTACTTCGTGCTCACGCACTCGGCTGGAATCAGCGCCGCCGGGAATCTGAAGGTGCTGGCCATGGCGAACATCTTCGCCGCCAGTCTTCTCTTCGGAACCGCATACCTGCGGACACGCTCACTCGCCCTGCCCATCTCGCTGCATTTCGCGCTCAACTTCGTGCAGGGCCCGCTTCTTGGCTTCGGTGTGAGCGGAAACGAAACCCAGGGCGTGTGGATGCCCGTCCTGGCGAAGGGCTTCGAGTGGTGGACGGGCGGCGCATTTGGCTTGGAGGCCAGCATTCCGGGGACGGCCGCCATCATCCTGGCACTTGCCACGGCGCTGCTGTGGCGCCGACGGACGGTAGCGGCCGGACCGGAGGCCACGCGGGTCTCCAGCCCTTCCTGA
- a CDS encoding formylglycine-generating enzyme family protein — protein sequence MRLLVIHALVLLLAGCQLQPGPIELLPVGPEEEPSDSGVDAGAPDDGGAPDDGGAPSPPDAGAPDAGVDGGVLSTRPSCRQEPRCGGQGCCDEGPVLQGAFPMGRGPGTDAWDGGATAEEPEHTANLGPFALETYEVTVGRFREYVASYPGPPAPDAGAQAAIPGSGWQSTWDSRLPATGAALASLLSCGTNATWTAAPGPGEDRPINCVSWYEAFAFCAWDGRELPTEAQWELTSAGAGENRLFPWGQDLPTPSLATYENTGGPVPVGSHPAGAGRWGQLDLGGNVAEWVLDAFEGTWYVSRGNPCNDCSALTGVTRGFRGGSWSTGTPRLRAASRTGMTPDSRSDAVGLRCVRTHF from the coding sequence ATGAGGCTCCTCGTCATCCATGCCCTGGTGCTGCTGCTGGCCGGCTGTCAGCTCCAACCCGGCCCCATCGAGCTGCTCCCCGTCGGCCCCGAGGAGGAGCCCTCCGACTCGGGCGTCGACGCGGGAGCGCCCGATGATGGGGGAGCGCCCGATGATGGGGGAGCGCCGTCCCCGCCGGACGCGGGAGCCCCGGATGCCGGAGTCGATGGCGGCGTCCTCTCCACGCGTCCGTCGTGCCGGCAGGAGCCGCGGTGCGGCGGCCAGGGCTGCTGCGATGAAGGCCCCGTCCTCCAGGGCGCCTTTCCGATGGGGCGCGGCCCGGGTACGGACGCCTGGGACGGGGGCGCCACCGCGGAGGAGCCCGAGCACACCGCGAACCTGGGCCCCTTCGCCCTGGAGACCTACGAGGTCACCGTCGGGCGCTTCCGCGAGTACGTCGCCAGCTATCCCGGGCCGCCCGCGCCGGACGCGGGAGCCCAGGCCGCGATTCCCGGCAGCGGCTGGCAGTCCACCTGGGACAGCCGGCTGCCGGCCACGGGAGCCGCGCTCGCCAGCCTGCTGTCGTGCGGAACGAACGCCACCTGGACGGCGGCGCCCGGCCCGGGCGAGGACCGTCCCATCAACTGCGTGAGCTGGTACGAGGCCTTCGCCTTCTGCGCCTGGGACGGGCGCGAGCTGCCCACCGAGGCCCAGTGGGAGCTCACCTCGGCCGGCGCCGGAGAGAACCGCCTGTTCCCCTGGGGCCAGGACCTGCCCACCCCCAGTCTCGCCACCTACGAGAACACGGGTGGCCCCGTTCCCGTCGGCAGCCACCCGGCGGGAGCGGGGCGGTGGGGACAGCTCGACCTGGGAGGCAACGTCGCCGAGTGGGTTCTCGATGCCTTCGAGGGCACCTGGTACGTCTCACGCGGCAACCCCTGCAATGACTGCTCGGCCCTCACGGGGGTGACGCGAGGTTTCCGGGGAGGCTCGTGGAGCACGGGCACGCCCCGGCTGCGCGCCGCCAGCCGCACGGGGATGACGCCCGACTCCCGCTCGGACGCCGTGGGTCTGCGCTGCGTGCGCACCCACTTCTGA
- a CDS encoding Calx-beta domain-containing protein, whose translation MLATALGTAFSAALAGNPTNPILFVTQVPMPNEVNTRIINNSSMSCVSPFSNHLADTGHCGRGGSLHERFSDGQVVDLLALADWSAVAATRPAANTLSVRNPSVNWTATKALFSMVVGAPASATDTTQFLWQLYEITLPTQAQLASGVKPVLTKVANQPPYNNVFPTYGLGGKVLFSSDRPYNGQAHLQQREEYLSLPTVSGLWSLDPSSVSSLQLLHHAPSGAFRPMVDSFGRVVFTNWDHLARDPEAVTDSRPPVTTAPYSETFTQTNNGSGNFTDETASAPFTQVTAMAPNSWDIFPEPRNFDRKTLIDDYADTLNGMALNIFMPWMVNPDGTGGELLNHVGRHEVGPGVARSYKNDTNIVDLSPTTNPNYGGMTTRNYFNNFLSIHEDPLNPGTYYGSDGPDLGTHGAGQIVKLTNAGVTSGGTPQNPDGMRVVYVTAGAKAAKPALIGSVVIATPETLYRTPVALSDGNLVASVMPNVNQADSNVGTSAQPASRYTLRLTSMKLSGSTYVQDVLLTPGITLSTSYYVGSTLVSYNGTAWELDPAEVAPRSQPAASTASVDSIEAGVFASSGVHLPTFQSYLASINAALTVGRNVTKRDMHDRQQPFNLRVSWSGTQTSGASGSVYDVAWLQVLQGDLRRGYLLGKTTPATGRRVVATPLHDTWSENVQTPGAPTGAVRLGDDGSFAVIVPAGKALTWQLLDNTTAKKSQVKERFWVTFQKGEVRTCASCHGVNTSDQTGSVAAPVPAPTNAPQALASLLQYWKANHPAGTVQHTAASGSALKASGSVSLTVSRTGGSTGPVTVAFSTADGTARAGVDYAATSGTLSWANGDTASKTITVPLFNSPGTAQTFSVNLSNPQYGSLGAVSSATITEN comes from the coding sequence ATGCTCGCCACGGCTCTCGGGACAGCGTTCTCCGCTGCGCTCGCGGGCAACCCCACCAACCCCATTCTCTTCGTCACCCAGGTGCCGATGCCGAATGAGGTGAACACGCGCATCATCAACAACTCCTCGATGTCGTGCGTCTCGCCCTTCAGCAACCACCTGGCGGACACGGGGCACTGCGGGCGGGGCGGCTCGCTCCATGAGCGCTTCAGCGATGGACAGGTGGTGGACCTGCTCGCGCTCGCGGATTGGAGCGCGGTGGCGGCCACCCGGCCCGCCGCCAACACGCTTTCCGTGCGAAACCCCAGCGTGAACTGGACCGCGACCAAGGCCCTCTTCAGCATGGTGGTGGGCGCGCCGGCCAGTGCCACCGACACCACCCAGTTCCTGTGGCAGCTCTACGAAATCACCCTGCCCACGCAGGCCCAGCTCGCCTCGGGCGTGAAGCCGGTGCTCACGAAGGTGGCCAACCAGCCGCCCTACAACAACGTCTTCCCCACCTATGGGCTGGGCGGGAAGGTCCTCTTCTCCAGCGACCGGCCCTACAACGGTCAGGCCCATCTCCAGCAGCGCGAGGAGTACCTGTCCCTGCCCACGGTCAGCGGGCTGTGGAGCCTGGACCCGAGCTCGGTCAGCTCGCTCCAGCTCCTGCACCACGCCCCCAGCGGGGCGTTCCGGCCCATGGTCGACAGCTTCGGGCGGGTGGTCTTCACCAACTGGGACCACCTGGCGCGAGACCCGGAGGCCGTCACCGACTCCCGGCCTCCCGTCACCACGGCCCCCTACAGCGAGACGTTCACGCAGACGAACAACGGCTCCGGCAACTTCACCGATGAGACGGCGAGCGCTCCCTTCACCCAGGTCACCGCGATGGCGCCGAACTCGTGGGACATCTTCCCGGAGCCGCGCAACTTCGACCGCAAGACGCTGATTGACGACTACGCGGACACCCTCAACGGCATGGCGCTGAACATCTTCATGCCGTGGATGGTCAACCCGGACGGCACCGGCGGCGAGCTGCTCAACCACGTGGGCCGCCACGAGGTGGGCCCGGGCGTGGCCAGGAGCTACAAGAACGACACCAATATCGTCGACCTGAGCCCGACCACGAACCCCAACTACGGGGGCATGACGACGCGCAACTACTTCAACAACTTCCTGTCCATTCACGAGGACCCGCTCAACCCCGGCACGTACTACGGCAGCGACGGGCCGGACCTGGGCACGCACGGCGCGGGGCAGATCGTCAAGCTCACCAACGCGGGAGTGACGTCCGGTGGCACCCCGCAGAACCCCGACGGCATGAGGGTGGTCTACGTCACCGCGGGCGCCAAGGCCGCCAAGCCCGCGCTCATCGGCTCGGTCGTCATCGCCACCCCCGAGACGCTCTACCGCACGCCCGTGGCGCTCTCGGATGGCAACCTCGTCGCCTCGGTCATGCCCAACGTCAACCAGGCCGACAGCAACGTCGGCACCAGCGCGCAGCCCGCGTCGCGCTATACCCTCCGGCTGACGTCCATGAAGCTCTCCGGCTCGACGTACGTGCAGGACGTGCTGCTGACCCCGGGCATCACCCTCAGCACCAGCTACTACGTGGGCTCGACGCTCGTGAGCTACAACGGCACCGCGTGGGAGCTGGACCCGGCGGAGGTCGCGCCGCGCTCGCAGCCGGCGGCGTCCACCGCCAGCGTGGACTCAATCGAGGCCGGCGTCTTCGCGTCCTCGGGCGTGCACCTGCCGACGTTCCAGAGCTACCTGGCTTCCATCAACGCCGCGCTCACCGTGGGCCGCAATGTCACGAAGCGGGACATGCATGACCGGCAGCAGCCGTTCAACCTGCGCGTCTCCTGGTCCGGCACGCAGACCAGCGGCGCCAGCGGCTCGGTCTACGACGTGGCGTGGCTCCAGGTCCTGCAGGGCGATTTGCGCCGCGGCTACCTGCTCGGCAAGACGACGCCCGCCACCGGCCGGCGCGTCGTCGCCACCCCGCTGCATGACACCTGGTCGGAGAACGTGCAGACGCCCGGCGCGCCGACGGGAGCGGTGCGGCTGGGAGACGACGGTTCGTTCGCCGTGATTGTCCCCGCGGGGAAGGCGCTGACGTGGCAGCTGCTCGACAACACCACCGCGAAGAAGAGCCAGGTGAAGGAGCGCTTCTGGGTGACCTTCCAGAAGGGCGAGGTCCGCACCTGCGCGAGCTGTCACGGCGTCAACACGTCCGACCAGACGGGCTCGGTCGCTGCTCCGGTGCCCGCGCCGACCAACGCGCCGCAGGCGCTGGCGAGCCTGCTCCAGTACTGGAAGGCGAACCACCCGGCCGGCACCGTGCAGCACACGGCGGCGAGCGGGAGCGCCCTGAAGGCGAGTGGCTCGGTGTCGCTGACCGTCAGCCGCACGGGAGGCAGCACGGGGCCGGTGACGGTGGCCTTCTCGACGGCGGACGGCACCGCGCGGGCGGGCGTCGACTACGCCGCGACGAGCGGCACGCTGAGCTGGGCCAATGGGGATACCGCCTCAAAAACAATCACCGTCCCGCTGTTCAACAGCCCTGGCACGGCGCAGACCTTCTCGGTCAACCTGAGCAACCCGCAGTACGGCTCGCTCGGAGCGGTCAGCAGCGCCACCATCACCGAGAACTGA
- a CDS encoding serine hydrolase domain-containing protein, producing the protein MPRKSLVSSFLLLGLTFAAASEGAERHQGPLPTQRHKQVDALFAPWSGKGTPGCAVGISRDGALDYARGYGMSNLEYDVPITPQSVFHTGSITKQFTAFAIGLLAQEGKLSLGDDMRKYLPEMPDFGKTITLAHLMHHTNGLREQGQLLNLAGWRGDDLYTEADILWALTRQRSLNFAPGSEIVYGNAAYTLLGVIVRRVSGKSLRAFADERIFKPLGMADTHFHDDHTELVPRRASAYTPRDGGGWRISVPNIDHYGSTNLFTTIVDLLKWEQNLLDGRVGGPELIALMQTSGRLNDGTATLYGGGLHLEAHRGLRMVSHDGMDGGYRTDAILFPDQRLAIVALCNNGTIDPSGLTRKVAEVYLGEFLKNVMPPAVKVPEAELSELVGTYWSPLTDAVVQLEFKDGALRQVGVPTAFVPIGNGAFRPGESMHVWRFSKPAANAPRELSIKDAWPTTRDFIRVTEPMPTDSALAALTGKYRSDEVDMTYTVRVADGRLAIRWPRRDEVMLDAVGGDRFVCSLGTVTFTRAASGGVDGLTISHRRMRRLRAERLAVAEAPRSEAGPR; encoded by the coding sequence ATGCCACGCAAGTCACTCGTGTCGTCGTTCCTGCTCCTCGGTCTGACGTTCGCCGCCGCGAGTGAAGGCGCCGAGCGGCACCAGGGCCCGCTGCCCACCCAACGCCATAAACAGGTGGACGCCCTCTTCGCGCCATGGAGCGGTAAGGGCACGCCCGGCTGCGCCGTAGGGATTTCCCGCGACGGTGCGCTGGACTACGCGCGCGGCTACGGCATGTCGAACCTGGAGTACGACGTCCCCATCACGCCGCAGTCCGTCTTCCACACGGGCTCCATCACCAAGCAGTTCACCGCGTTTGCAATCGGGCTGCTGGCGCAGGAGGGCAAGCTGTCGCTGGGCGACGACATGCGCAAGTACCTGCCGGAGATGCCCGACTTCGGAAAGACAATCACCCTCGCCCACCTGATGCACCACACCAACGGCCTGCGCGAACAAGGCCAATTGCTGAACCTGGCCGGCTGGCGCGGCGACGACCTGTACACCGAAGCGGACATCCTCTGGGCGTTGACCCGGCAACGCAGTCTGAACTTCGCCCCGGGCTCGGAGATTGTGTACGGCAATGCCGCGTACACGCTGCTGGGCGTCATCGTGCGGCGCGTGTCCGGCAAGTCGCTGCGAGCCTTCGCCGACGAGCGAATCTTCAAGCCACTCGGCATGGCCGATACCCATTTCCACGACGACCACACCGAGCTCGTGCCCCGGCGAGCATCGGCCTACACTCCCCGCGATGGCGGCGGCTGGCGGATCAGCGTCCCCAACATCGACCATTACGGCTCGACCAACCTGTTCACCACGATTGTCGACCTGCTCAAGTGGGAGCAGAACCTGCTCGACGGGCGCGTCGGCGGGCCGGAGCTGATTGCGTTGATGCAGACCTCCGGCAGGTTGAACGACGGCACCGCCACCCTCTACGGCGGCGGCCTGCATCTGGAGGCGCATCGCGGTCTGCGCATGGTGAGTCACGACGGCATGGACGGCGGCTACCGCACGGACGCCATCCTCTTCCCGGACCAGCGGCTGGCCATCGTCGCGTTGTGCAACAACGGCACGATCGATCCCTCGGGCCTCACGCGGAAGGTGGCCGAGGTGTATCTGGGCGAGTTCCTGAAGAACGTGATGCCGCCCGCCGTGAAGGTGCCGGAAGCGGAGCTGTCGGAGCTGGTCGGCACCTACTGGAGTCCGTTGACGGATGCGGTGGTGCAGCTGGAGTTCAAGGACGGAGCGCTGCGCCAGGTCGGCGTGCCCACGGCCTTCGTGCCCATCGGCAATGGCGCGTTCCGCCCGGGCGAGTCGATGCACGTGTGGCGCTTCTCGAAGCCGGCGGCCAATGCCCCCCGCGAGTTGAGCATCAAGGACGCCTGGCCGACGACGAGGGACTTCATCCGCGTGACTGAACCCATGCCCACGGACTCGGCACTGGCGGCGCTCACCGGGAAGTACCGCAGCGACGAGGTCGACATGACCTACACGGTGCGCGTCGCGGACGGCAGGCTGGCGATTCGCTGGCCACGACGGGACGAAGTCATGCTGGACGCTGTCGGCGGAGACCGCTTCGTCTGCTCGCTCGGCACGGTGACGTTCACGCGGGCGGCATCCGGTGGAGTCGATGGGTTGACCATCAGCCATCGTCGCATGCGACGTCTGCGTGCGGAGAGGCTCGCGGTAGCGGAGGCGCCGCGCTCCGAAGCCGGACCTCGGTGA
- a CDS encoding ankyrin repeat domain-containing protein encodes MSTSTNPDATQALLSLCQDRQRWRAELSAAAVSELLSRGADVNGRGDYGSTPLHFAVLPPYQKDHPLPSVDVVRTLLDAGADPNARDDHTKTPLLRALPSYRDDAAQEQRALEIIHLLREAGAKVPPDVKDARAAAFDIGSPRLYQELLDAGAPIDVRDDKDATPLHQAAQSGSVPIAEMLLARGAEVNALDGLGRTPLRAALRGRVDHKGRPHSRTPEYDALIALLERAGGQPHVPYSWSEDPFAPFPFDTAALRAAVPKSWLSFNLDVDSAQELATVLESSGDPDQALAVLATLRDVLDVPPRHVRLQGPLTLERPFFHHGDLEVEGHLAIHKAFAVTGSLIVHGVLEDQMNDSLVNILGDVRCHALNTDGDFSVRGDIHARDVVLGHHNDCLLLATAIHARVVIEDDHAVSGEVHAEQHFDINTYTLRDGGDEVPKRLRALFVDEVMEEDGLVCNSDLFDRLRKGLPVFRGQS; translated from the coding sequence ATGTCCACGAGCACGAACCCGGATGCGACCCAGGCCCTGCTCTCCCTCTGCCAGGACCGCCAGCGCTGGCGGGCGGAGCTGAGCGCGGCCGCAGTGAGCGAGCTGCTCTCCCGGGGCGCGGACGTGAACGGACGCGGGGACTACGGCTCCACGCCGCTGCACTTCGCCGTGCTCCCGCCCTACCAGAAGGACCACCCGCTCCCCAGCGTCGACGTGGTGCGCACCCTGCTCGACGCGGGGGCCGACCCGAACGCGCGCGACGACCACACCAAGACGCCCCTGCTGCGAGCCCTGCCCTCCTACCGGGACGACGCCGCGCAGGAGCAGCGTGCGCTCGAAATCATCCACCTGCTGCGCGAGGCGGGAGCGAAGGTACCGCCCGACGTGAAGGACGCCCGCGCCGCCGCGTTCGACATCGGCAGTCCGCGCCTCTACCAGGAGCTGCTCGACGCGGGCGCCCCCATCGACGTGCGCGACGACAAAGACGCCACCCCGCTCCACCAGGCGGCCCAAAGCGGGTCCGTGCCCATCGCCGAGATGCTGCTCGCGCGGGGCGCCGAGGTGAATGCGCTCGACGGGCTCGGTCGCACTCCGCTGCGCGCCGCGCTGCGCGGGCGCGTGGACCACAAGGGCAGGCCCCACAGCCGCACCCCGGAATACGACGCCCTCATCGCCCTGCTCGAGCGCGCGGGAGGCCAGCCTCACGTCCCCTACTCCTGGAGCGAGGACCCGTTCGCGCCCTTTCCCTTCGACACCGCTGCCCTGCGCGCCGCGGTGCCGAAGAGCTGGCTCTCCTTCAACCTCGACGTCGACTCCGCCCAGGAGCTCGCCACCGTGCTCGAGAGCTCCGGCGACCCCGACCAGGCGCTGGCCGTCCTGGCGACGCTGCGGGACGTGCTCGACGTGCCACCGAGGCACGTGCGCCTCCAGGGACCGCTGACCCTGGAGCGCCCCTTCTTCCACCACGGAGACCTGGAGGTGGAGGGCCACCTCGCCATCCACAAGGCCTTCGCGGTGACGGGCAGCCTCATCGTGCACGGCGTCCTCGAGGACCAGATGAACGACTCGCTCGTCAACATCCTGGGGGACGTGCGCTGTCACGCGCTCAATACGGACGGCGACTTCAGCGTCCGGGGAGACATCCACGCGCGCGACGTCGTCCTCGGCCACCACAACGACTGCCTGCTGTTGGCCACCGCCATCCACGCGCGCGTCGTCATCGAGGACGACCACGCCGTCAGCGGCGAGGTCCACGCCGAGCAGCACTTCGACATCAACACGTACACCCTTCGGGACGGTGGGGACGAGGTGCCCAAGCGCCTGCGCGCGCTGTTCGTCGACGAGGTGATGGAGGAGGACGGCCTGGTCTGCAACAGCGACCTGTTCGACCGGCTGCGCAAGGGACTGCCCGTCTTTCGCGGGCAGTCGTGA